In Ciconia boyciana chromosome 3, ASM3463844v1, whole genome shotgun sequence, a genomic segment contains:
- the LOC140648921 gene encoding LOW QUALITY PROTEIN: endogenous retrovirus group V member 2 Env polyprotein-like (The sequence of the model RefSeq protein was modified relative to this genomic sequence to represent the inferred CDS: deleted 1 base in 1 codon) encodes PNWYWWLCGDGITRKQLPAGWKGMCTIGHLVSQDRIYNQSQIPRGILRTSWKWAKREDNPLVIRGTKFHSFVRWFLPWLGVSKLEKAIVNISAVLEQMENLTINTIKKLQTEVSSLSEVVLQNRMALDLLTTKEGGVCMIINTSCCAYINKDKQVEADLNALWEKAQIFQEVSSDDTSLGLRDLWDKLTSWLPNFGWLKQLLIGLITLAILGIFVCVFLKCFLWCYRNSAETYSDWKRNKIRHQVERGRYFTQTLEKDEIL; translated from the exons CCCAACTGGTATTGGTGGCTGTGTGGTGATGGTATCACCAGAAAGCAACTCCCTGCAGGATGGAAGGGAATGTGTACCATAGGTCATTTAGTTAGTCAGGATCGAATATATAATCAGTCCCAAATACCTAGGGGTATTTTGAGAACGTCCTGGAAATGGGCTAAGCGAGAAGACAACCCACTTGTAATTAGGGGAACAAAATTCCATAGCTTTGTTAGATGGTTCTTACCGTGGCTAGGAGTAAGCAAGCTAGAAAAGGCCATAGTAAATATTTCCGCAGTTCtagagcagatggaaaatttaaccataaatactataaaaaaa ttacagacaGAAGTATCTTCCCTCAGTGAGGTTGTGTTGCAAAATCGAATGGCATTAGATTTATTGACTACCAAAGAAGGAGGTGTATGTATGATCATTAATACCAGTTGCTGTGCATATATCAATAAAGACAAACAGGTAGAAGCCGATCTAAATGCACTCTGGGAGAAAGCACAAATATTCCAGGAAGTATCTTCGGATGATACTTCATTGGGGCTTCGAGATTTATGGGATAAATTGACTTCTTGGCTTCCCAACTTTGGATGGTTGAAACAATTATTAATTGGATTGATTACTTTGGCGATTTTaggaatatttgtttgtgtatttcttaagtgttttctttggtgttaCCGGAATTCAGCAGAGACATATAGtgattggaaaagaaacaagatcaGGCATCAGGTAGAAAGGGGAAGGTATTTTACTCAGACccttgaaaaggatgaaatattaTGA